In a genomic window of Flavobacterium crassostreae:
- a CDS encoding NAD(P)/FAD-dependent oxidoreductase, producing MKNGENYNNSRRNFFKSIAVSLLIIPFLESCKEKAFTLLIRLSGTNHILGHKLRVQNFPKPTKEITIPYLIVGGGITGLSAARQLTKKGITDFLVVELEDHLGGNSSNGENKYSKYPLGAHYLPLPNVEDTQLMQFLEEEKIILGYDLNGLPEFDETQLTFAPQERLFYKNNWQEGVVPKQGNSDQEERELSRFFKLMDTFRSKKDSNGKFWFMIPQSQSATNHDVKALDSITMMQWLEQNNFSSKPLLKYLDYCCKDDFGLGIAYVSAYAGIHYFAARKLNASQNKADTVLTWPEGNARLAQHLQKYVTDKCLKNHLVYNIKIHDNKAVATVFDNISKTSTTIIANKILLATPQFVNQYLLENRKKLATEFHYTPWLLATLVVSGLSDNNRFPLCWDNIIYGSKGLGYVYDQHQSLQQVHDKKVITYYYSFSAADLKSSRRELYKKTQEHWIKMVFEDLKIAHPTIEEDTQSIEIHLLGHGMISPVPGFIYGQAKKEAAQSIKNKIYFAHTDLAGISIFEEAFHQGINVINNMMDDTTMDS from the coding sequence ATGAAGAATGGGGAAAATTACAATAATTCAAGAAGAAATTTCTTCAAATCGATAGCTGTATCTTTACTTATAATTCCGTTTTTGGAATCCTGTAAAGAAAAAGCCTTCACTTTGTTGATCAGATTATCTGGTACCAATCATATTTTAGGGCATAAACTCAGAGTACAAAATTTTCCAAAGCCGACTAAAGAAATAACAATCCCTTATTTAATTGTAGGCGGCGGAATTACTGGATTAAGTGCCGCAAGACAGTTAACCAAAAAAGGAATTACCGACTTTTTAGTGGTTGAATTAGAAGATCATTTAGGAGGAAACTCTTCCAACGGAGAAAATAAATACTCCAAATATCCGCTTGGCGCCCATTATTTACCATTGCCAAATGTAGAAGATACCCAGTTGATGCAATTTTTAGAAGAAGAAAAAATCATTCTGGGCTATGATCTAAATGGTCTTCCTGAATTTGATGAAACCCAACTTACTTTTGCGCCACAGGAACGCCTATTTTACAAAAATAACTGGCAAGAAGGTGTAGTTCCAAAACAAGGAAACTCAGACCAAGAAGAACGTGAGCTTAGTCGTTTCTTTAAACTAATGGATACATTTCGGTCTAAAAAAGATTCCAACGGAAAATTTTGGTTTATGATTCCGCAATCCCAATCCGCAACAAACCATGATGTAAAAGCACTAGACTCAATAACCATGATGCAGTGGTTAGAGCAAAACAATTTTAGTTCAAAACCCTTATTAAAATACCTTGATTACTGTTGTAAAGATGATTTTGGGCTAGGTATTGCCTATGTTTCGGCTTATGCTGGAATTCATTATTTTGCAGCAAGAAAACTAAATGCAAGTCAAAACAAAGCCGATACCGTTTTGACATGGCCAGAAGGAAACGCCAGATTAGCGCAACATTTACAAAAGTATGTAACCGATAAATGCTTAAAAAATCATTTGGTTTACAATATCAAGATCCATGATAATAAAGCTGTTGCAACAGTATTTGACAATATATCTAAAACATCCACAACAATTATTGCCAACAAAATTTTGCTGGCAACGCCACAGTTTGTAAATCAATATCTATTAGAAAACCGTAAAAAATTAGCCACAGAATTTCATTATACCCCTTGGTTGTTAGCAACTCTGGTTGTTTCTGGTTTGAGTGATAACAACCGCTTTCCACTTTGTTGGGATAATATTATTTATGGGTCAAAAGGTTTGGGTTATGTTTATGACCAGCACCAATCCTTACAACAAGTTCATGACAAAAAAGTGATTACTTATTATTATAGCTTTTCGGCTGCTGACCTAAAAAGTTCTCGCCGAGAATTATACAAAAAAACGCAAGAGCATTGGATAAAAATGGTGTTCGAAGATTTAAAAATAGCACATCCAACCATTGAAGAAGACACTCAAAGCATCGAAATTCATTTGTTAGGCCACGGAATGATTAGCCCTGTACCTGGATTTATTTATGGTCAAGCCAAAAAAGAAGCAGCACAATCCATAAAAAATAAAATTTATTTTGCACACACCGATTTAGCTGGAATTTCTATTTTTGAAGAAGCCTTTCATCAAGGTATTAACGTAATAAACAATATGATGGATGATACAACCATGGATTCATAA
- a CDS encoding polyamine aminopropyltransferase produces the protein MKFEYLLLFAVFTIATCGLVYELVAGTLASYLLGDSVKQFSFIIGVYLFSMGVGSYFSKFLTKNLLNTFVEIEILVGLVGGLSSVVLFLLFESVYSFQILLYFLVFVTGCLVGLEIPLLMNILKDKVEFRDLVSNVFTFDYIGALLASVLFPLFLVPKLGIMGTSLFFGMINISIAIALCFLLKKELKKVYFLKSKAIISFLILLIVFLFSDKILAYSEEKLYGENIIYTHTTAYQRIVLTHNKSDYRLYLNNNLQFSSTDEYRYHEALVHPAMAMAKKVDNVLILGGGDGLAAREILKYKEVQKITLVDLDQGMTKLFKTNAVLTNFNANSLNNIKVTVYNKDAYIWAKNCSEKFDVVIIDFPDPSNYSLGKLYSLNFYATVQKLLNLDAVVVIQTTSPYFAPKSFWCINKTAMQVFPQIDAYHAYVPSFGEWGYTIAINGFGTTFNTVNRKLNTLRFYNYQFEKFNYFSEDMLSKNIEINRLDNQILVRYFDEEWGKLQ, from the coding sequence TTGAAATTTGAATATTTACTGCTCTTTGCAGTATTTACAATAGCTACATGTGGACTAGTTTATGAATTAGTTGCTGGTACGTTAGCCAGTTATCTATTAGGCGATTCGGTAAAACAATTTTCATTCATCATCGGAGTATATTTATTTTCAATGGGAGTGGGTTCTTATTTTTCTAAATTTTTGACTAAAAATCTATTAAACACTTTTGTAGAAATAGAAATACTAGTAGGCTTAGTAGGTGGATTGAGTTCAGTGGTATTGTTTTTATTGTTTGAGAGTGTTTATTCTTTCCAAATCTTGCTTTATTTTTTGGTGTTTGTAACAGGGTGTTTGGTTGGTTTGGAAATCCCTTTGTTGATGAATATTCTAAAGGATAAAGTTGAATTTAGAGATTTAGTATCCAATGTTTTTACCTTTGATTACATTGGTGCACTATTAGCATCGGTATTATTTCCTTTATTTTTAGTTCCAAAACTAGGAATTATGGGCACTTCCTTATTCTTTGGTATGATAAACATTTCAATAGCAATTGCTTTGTGTTTTTTGTTAAAAAAAGAATTAAAAAAAGTATATTTCTTAAAAAGTAAAGCAATTATTTCTTTCCTAATACTACTTATTGTTTTCCTGTTTTCAGACAAAATATTAGCCTATTCAGAAGAAAAACTTTACGGAGAAAACATTATTTATACCCATACAACCGCATACCAGCGCATCGTACTTACTCATAATAAAAGTGATTATAGGCTGTATTTAAACAACAATTTGCAATTTAGTTCTACTGATGAATATCGTTATCATGAAGCTCTGGTACATCCCGCTATGGCAATGGCAAAAAAAGTAGATAATGTATTGATTTTAGGAGGTGGTGACGGACTAGCTGCTAGAGAAATTTTAAAATACAAAGAGGTCCAGAAAATCACTTTAGTAGATCTAGACCAGGGTATGACTAAATTATTTAAAACCAATGCTGTTTTAACCAATTTTAATGCTAATTCACTCAATAACATTAAGGTCACTGTTTACAATAAAGACGCCTATATCTGGGCCAAAAATTGTTCCGAGAAGTTTGATGTAGTTATCATTGATTTTCCAGATCCATCTAATTATAGTCTAGGAAAATTATATTCGCTGAACTTTTATGCAACCGTTCAAAAACTATTAAATCTAGATGCTGTTGTGGTAATTCAAACCACTTCTCCCTATTTTGCTCCTAAATCATTTTGGTGTATTAATAAAACCGCAATGCAAGTTTTTCCTCAAATTGATGCTTATCACGCCTACGTTCCCTCTTTTGGAGAATGGGGTTATACCATTGCAATCAATGGTTTTGGAACTACTTTTAATACCGTAAACCGAAAATTAAATACCCTTCGTTTTTACAATTATCAGTTTGAAAAGTTTAATTACTTTTCAGAAGACATGCTTTCAAAAAACATCGAAATTAACCGATTAGACAACCAAATTTTAGTACGCTATTTTGATGAAGAATGGGGAAAATTACAATAA
- a CDS encoding DUF350 domain-containing protein has translation MEALTMKPFLASIVFSLLGIIILLIAYFIIERLTPENTWNEISKNNNTALAIVFAAFIIGISMIISAAIHG, from the coding sequence ATGGAAGCATTAACAATGAAACCCTTTTTAGCTTCAATTGTTTTCTCTCTTTTAGGAATTATCATTCTTTTAATAGCTTACTTTATTATCGAACGATTAACCCCTGAGAACACTTGGAACGAAATTTCTAAAAACAACAATACGGCTTTAGCAATAGTATTTGCTGCCTTTATCATTGGTATTTCAATGATTATTAGTGCCGCAATTCATGGGTAA
- a CDS encoding DUF4178 domain-containing protein — MTVTCFNCNTTTTLDVPFLVAIFACPHCTYVYKNTRDVGLKFNNRFKSYYYDQTFVVGKTATFNNQEYTITGILIKACDGFEWKEYILINKKEEFLYLSESSGHWIILHEIEFQKKVGNHPLTLEYEDKLFDRYNYCYPTLISAQGFFDFDIYSNFELIEYICPPLLVSFEKKGPNQTAFLGKHISRKEIKRAFHTNNTLAAKSGVGMVQPFLFNIGNLALICCCFALLILFTHWYTNINRMEQNVLNTEMAFEHYANKDYITPSFVLKGSSAPLSIRVHTNVDNSWANVQVALINEKTNEETYASKDIEYYHGYADGESWTEGSVTEKLNICGVGPGKYHLSITPTKAVEDVQNQTLQIQATWSKPSYRNVYMTFLFMIVFVVAMFYLDKNFENKRWEE, encoded by the coding sequence ATGACTGTTACTTGTTTTAATTGTAATACTACTACAACACTTGACGTTCCATTTTTGGTTGCTATTTTTGCCTGTCCTCATTGTACCTACGTGTATAAAAACACTAGGGATGTGGGTCTTAAGTTTAATAATAGATTTAAGTCCTACTACTATGACCAAACCTTTGTCGTTGGTAAAACAGCTACTTTTAATAATCAAGAATATACCATAACCGGAATCCTAATAAAAGCTTGTGATGGATTTGAATGGAAAGAATACATACTAATCAACAAAAAAGAAGAATTTCTATATTTATCGGAATCCTCAGGTCATTGGATTATTTTGCATGAAATTGAATTTCAAAAAAAAGTAGGTAACCATCCTTTGACATTAGAATATGAAGATAAATTGTTTGATCGTTACAATTACTGCTACCCTACTTTAATTTCGGCTCAAGGATTTTTTGATTTTGATATCTATTCTAATTTCGAGTTAATCGAATACATTTGCCCCCCTTTGTTAGTATCCTTTGAAAAAAAGGGTCCAAATCAGACTGCCTTTTTAGGGAAACACATTTCCAGAAAAGAAATTAAAAGAGCATTTCATACCAATAACACACTTGCTGCTAAAAGTGGTGTTGGCATGGTGCAACCATTCCTTTTTAATATCGGCAATTTGGCTTTAATCTGTTGTTGTTTTGCTTTATTGATTCTATTTACACATTGGTACACCAATATAAATCGTATGGAACAAAATGTACTCAATACAGAGATGGCTTTTGAACACTATGCAAACAAAGACTATATTACGCCTAGTTTTGTACTAAAAGGCAGTTCAGCACCATTATCCATAAGAGTGCATACTAATGTTGATAACTCTTGGGCAAATGTACAAGTGGCTTTGATTAACGAAAAAACCAACGAAGAAACCTATGCAAGTAAAGATATTGAGTATTATCACGGTTATGCTGATGGCGAAAGTTGGACTGAAGGAAGTGTGACCGAAAAATTAAATATTTGTGGTGTAGGGCCTGGAAAATACCATTTGTCCATTACACCAACCAAAGCCGTTGAAGATGTACAAAACCAAACTTTACAAATTCAAGCTACTTGGTCCAAACCCTCTTATAGAAATGTGTATATGACCTTTCTTTTTATGATTGTATTTGTGGTAGCAATGTTTTATCTAGACAAAAATTTTGAAAACAAACGATGGGAAGAATAA
- a CDS encoding S-adenosylmethionine decarboxylase family protein, giving the protein MNPVTYSPGLHKLVTLEVKKLDTLINSQKFIAFSEDLLLKYTLEKVGISIHDFENGSFTIAICLKESHICIHTWPEFKQLTLDVYLCNYLQDNTLKVKEITADYISYFEAKILKDFEINR; this is encoded by the coding sequence ATGAATCCAGTTACTTATTCGCCCGGCTTGCATAAATTGGTTACTCTTGAAGTCAAAAAATTGGATACACTTATAAATAGTCAAAAATTTATAGCTTTCTCTGAAGATTTGCTGCTAAAATACACTTTAGAAAAAGTAGGCATTAGCATTCATGATTTTGAAAATGGCAGTTTTACCATTGCTATTTGTTTGAAAGAGTCCCATATATGCATTCATACTTGGCCTGAATTTAAACAATTAACATTAGATGTTTATTTGTGTAACTACTTGCAAGACAATACATTAAAGGTTAAAGAAATTACTGCAGATTACATTTCTTATTTTGAAGCAAAAATACTTAAAGATTTTGAAATTAATAGATAA
- the tatA gene encoding twin-arginine translocase TatA/TatE family subunit, translated as MGKFGVTEILVILAVVLLLFGGKKIPELMKGLGGGIKEFKNAAKEDPSTDKKEDPKA; from the coding sequence ATGGGAAAATTTGGTGTTACAGAAATCCTAGTTATTTTAGCAGTTGTTTTATTACTTTTTGGAGGCAAAAAAATTCCAGAATTAATGAAAGGATTGGGTGGCGGAATTAAAGAATTTAAAAATGCCGCCAAAGAAGATCCTTCCACTGATAAAAAAGAAGATCCTAAAGCGTAA
- a CDS encoding peptidase — protein MTEKRLKRKKLHNKLFNKNRLVVLNEDTFEEKFSLKLNLMNVFVVASLGAILLILITTLIIAFTPLREFIPGYSSTKLKKEATELALKSDSLAIALKKNEAYIHAIQKVLTGELEYAKFNKDSILKDQTQSVEVLKLTASEEELALRKQVNKQEQNSTLQKSKR, from the coding sequence ATGACAGAAAAACGATTGAAAAGGAAAAAACTTCATAACAAATTATTCAACAAGAACCGTTTGGTTGTTTTGAATGAAGATACTTTTGAAGAAAAATTTTCTTTAAAATTAAACCTAATGAACGTTTTTGTAGTGGCTTCCTTGGGAGCAATACTCTTGATTTTGATCACTACTTTAATTATTGCATTTACGCCCTTACGAGAATTTATACCTGGTTACTCTTCTACAAAACTAAAAAAAGAAGCAACAGAACTGGCTTTAAAATCCGATTCGTTGGCCATTGCCTTAAAAAAAAATGAAGCCTATATACACGCTATTCAAAAAGTACTTACCGGAGAGTTAGAATATGCCAAATTCAATAAAGATTCTATTTTAAAAGACCAAACCCAGAGCGTTGAGGTGCTTAAACTCACTGCCTCCGAAGAAGAGTTGGCCTTACGTAAACAAGTAAATAAACAAGAACAAAACAGCACTCTCCAAAAATCAAAACGATAA
- a CDS encoding GH3 family domain-containing protein — MSIKSIAAKIAAQIIFKQTQAWASQPVASQERVLKDLLKQAKHTQFGKDHHFEQIKTAADFARLVPIRDYEDLKPYIDRVVDGEKDILWKGKPLYFAKTSGTTSGAKYIPLTKASMPYHIKAARNAILHYIHETNKADFVDGKMIFLQGSPILEQKNGIQFGRLSGIVAHFVPKYLQKNRLPSLKTNCIEDWETKIDAIVAETYQQDMTVISGIPSWVQMYFERLEQKTGQRVGQLFENFNLFIYGGVNYEPYRAKFENLIGRRVDSIELFPASEGFFAYQDSQKQKGMLLLLDAGIFYEFIKSDEFYTNNPKRYTIGEVALGINYVLIVSTNAGLWGYNIGDTVAFTTLSPYRVVVSGRIKHYISAFGEHVIGKEVESALQEATLGTQIRINEFTVAPQITPATGLPYHQWYIEFEQEPQDLEAFALALDSAMRKQNMYYNDLIVGNILKKVVVTKVVQNGFQQYMKAIGKLGGQNKIPRLSNNRDIVDLLNTK; from the coding sequence ATGTCTATAAAATCAATTGCTGCCAAAATAGCTGCACAAATAATATTCAAACAAACACAAGCTTGGGCCAGCCAGCCAGTTGCAAGCCAAGAACGGGTTTTGAAAGACTTACTAAAGCAAGCAAAACACACCCAATTTGGCAAAGACCATCATTTTGAACAAATAAAAACCGCTGCAGACTTTGCTAGATTAGTGCCCATTAGAGATTATGAGGATTTAAAACCCTACATAGATAGGGTAGTGGATGGAGAAAAAGACATCCTTTGGAAAGGCAAGCCATTGTATTTTGCCAAAACCTCCGGAACGACCTCTGGAGCCAAATACATTCCGCTGACTAAAGCCTCTATGCCTTATCATATTAAAGCAGCCCGAAATGCCATTTTACATTACATACACGAAACAAATAAGGCAGATTTTGTAGATGGAAAAATGATTTTTTTGCAAGGAAGCCCAATTTTAGAACAAAAAAACGGCATACAATTTGGGCGTTTATCCGGAATTGTAGCCCATTTTGTACCCAAATATTTACAAAAAAACCGCCTACCCTCCTTAAAAACCAATTGCATTGAAGATTGGGAAACCAAGATTGATGCTATTGTTGCCGAGACCTATCAGCAAGACATGACCGTGATTTCGGGAATTCCTTCTTGGGTCCAAATGTATTTTGAGCGCTTGGAGCAAAAAACAGGCCAGAGAGTAGGCCAGCTTTTTGAGAACTTTAACCTCTTTATCTACGGAGGCGTAAATTATGAACCCTATAGAGCCAAATTTGAAAACCTTATAGGCCGAAGAGTTGACAGCATTGAATTATTTCCTGCATCCGAAGGTTTTTTTGCCTATCAAGACTCTCAAAAACAAAAAGGCATGCTCTTGCTGCTCGATGCAGGTATTTTTTATGAATTTATCAAAAGTGACGAATTTTATACAAACAACCCCAAACGCTACACCATTGGCGAGGTAGCCTTGGGTATAAACTACGTTTTAATAGTCTCTACCAACGCAGGACTTTGGGGTTATAATATAGGAGATACCGTAGCATTTACTACATTGAGTCCATATCGAGTGGTTGTTTCGGGCAGAATCAAACATTATATTTCTGCTTTTGGAGAACACGTGATTGGCAAAGAAGTAGAGAGCGCCCTGCAAGAGGCAACCTTAGGAACCCAGATCCGGATTAATGAATTTACGGTTGCCCCACAAATAACGCCAGCTACAGGATTGCCATACCATCAATGGTATATTGAATTTGAACAAGAACCCCAAGATTTAGAAGCCTTTGCCCTAGCTTTAGATTCTGCCATGCGCAAGCAAAACATGTATTATAACGATTTGATTGTTGGAAATATTTTAAAGAAAGTAGTAGTTACTAAAGTAGTTCAAAACGGTTTCCAGCAGTACATGAAAGCCATCGGAAAACTAGGAGGACAAAATAAAATCCCGCGTTTGTCCAACAATCGAGATATAGTAGATTTATTAAACACCAAATAA
- a CDS encoding DUF6909 family protein has translation MKETKIISRSRAQESSAAIEKMYITMRHLFNRGFYKPMGISGDTLREALLALRPEIYGNIAEEKVELNGLLYVTERLPLGMEECRFINLTSDEGYSRSHFKAIVPLKRRRNCYRIDEEQMNVEITRGRSDIYDILTHLTFLFIESHKIRNRVLLDDAGEVSRDWVKLEQAVSQTKKLPLIDKEKAISHTANILGRSFEEVVNIYDKFGSEAAPDRFLHVVYWLGKLAIEETLSDTKRTITFSPILRERLGHHIHGEIWATNIKEVLQKNHLLDRPIHVISANMHSVMNSIFATTVLKNQFKEKPDFYIYEELSKSGAYELRNKVEKVALQNGMIALPDTSGTNIDVQIFDTAKINWQQSSFPKAHFSDKAPVLIVMDYAFGEQAYETIDELLKPFKKEILLNVESVSIMGKAGILEGGKGDIMIPNAHINEGTADNYFFENQLTPAMFEGQGIAVYSGAMVTVLGTSLQNKDLLKFFHESTWSVIGLEMEGSYYQKAIQSASKIRKSIPNNVKVRYAYYASDNPLETGSTLASGGLGTSGVKPTYLITKIILEQILNLQ, from the coding sequence ATGAAAGAAACCAAAATTATATCCAGATCCAGAGCACAAGAGTCTTCTGCGGCTATTGAAAAAATGTACATCACCATGCGCCATTTATTCAACCGAGGTTTTTATAAACCCATGGGGATTTCGGGCGATACCTTGCGAGAAGCTTTATTGGCGCTACGTCCAGAAATTTACGGAAATATTGCCGAAGAAAAGGTAGAACTAAACGGACTTTTGTATGTAACTGAGCGGCTTCCGCTGGGGATGGAAGAATGCCGTTTTATTAATCTTACCTCCGATGAGGGCTATTCAAGATCCCATTTTAAGGCAATTGTACCACTCAAAAGAAGACGAAATTGCTACCGGATTGATGAGGAGCAAATGAATGTAGAGATTACCAGAGGTAGATCCGATATTTATGATATTCTGACCCATTTAACCTTTCTTTTTATAGAATCGCACAAGATTAGAAACCGGGTTTTATTGGATGATGCAGGAGAGGTTTCTAGAGATTGGGTAAAACTAGAACAAGCCGTATCTCAGACCAAAAAACTCCCTTTAATTGACAAAGAAAAAGCCATCTCCCATACCGCAAATATTTTGGGCAGAAGCTTTGAAGAAGTAGTAAATATCTACGATAAATTTGGTTCCGAAGCAGCCCCAGACCGTTTCTTGCATGTAGTGTATTGGTTAGGAAAACTAGCCATAGAAGAAACCCTAAGCGATACCAAACGCACCATTACCTTTAGTCCAATTCTGAGAGAACGCTTGGGCCACCATATTCATGGCGAAATCTGGGCTACCAATATTAAAGAAGTACTACAAAAAAACCATCTGTTAGACCGTCCCATACATGTAATTAGTGCCAACATGCACTCGGTGATGAATTCTATTTTTGCCACAACGGTTTTAAAAAACCAGTTCAAAGAAAAACCAGACTTTTATATTTATGAAGAGTTGAGCAAATCAGGCGCCTACGAGCTAAGAAATAAAGTAGAAAAGGTAGCCCTACAAAACGGCATGATTGCTCTACCAGATACCTCGGGCACCAACATTGATGTACAAATTTTTGACACCGCCAAAATCAATTGGCAACAATCCTCTTTTCCGAAAGCACATTTTTCAGACAAAGCCCCCGTGCTTATTGTAATGGATTATGCCTTTGGAGAACAAGCCTATGAAACAATAGATGAATTACTAAAACCATTCAAGAAAGAGATATTATTAAATGTAGAATCTGTTTCGATCATGGGAAAAGCCGGGATATTAGAAGGCGGCAAGGGAGATATCATGATCCCCAATGCACACATTAATGAAGGAACGGCAGACAATTATTTTTTTGAAAACCAATTAACACCAGCCATGTTTGAAGGCCAAGGCATTGCAGTATATTCTGGAGCAATGGTTACCGTTTTAGGAACCTCATTACAAAACAAAGACTTATTGAAATTTTTTCATGAGTCCACCTGGAGCGTTATCGGTCTAGAGATGGAAGGCTCATATTATCAAAAAGCCATACAATCTGCTTCAAAAATCAGAAAGAGCATACCAAACAACGTAAAAGTTCGTTATGCTTATTACGCCTCAGACAATCCACTCGAAACCGGCAGTACATTAGCCTCAGGAGGATTAGGAACCAGTGGTGTAAAACCAACCTATTTGATCACCAAAATAATACTAGAACAGATATTAAATTTACAATAA
- a CDS encoding O-antigen ligase family protein, producing the protein MLDKPIKSISLRQIYTLLFLLGWFFFPFNDFEGIPALGEFKNEAGAFFFMAGLLVLAIEIFFTWKVVLPLRSKPFLILVLFIAWCFVVTVLNYATVSQNYYKHTSGIYRFIRQYASLLIPSFLFLIFFLNVIKNWSAIEMLTKIRKVLLFSLIFVFIYGFIETLIIVFNVNALRPVLALFGYFPFVEVNYMTGGRISSVAYESPSLGNYLITISGWMFSYILSSKSRYRFIPLLLILFLTFFSGSRTALINITVQVTILLSILYAIPSYRKNFLKIFKFGFIAISILLIINGNKVVVAVGEKIESLNFSKNLKNNISNQTRFGMQYASLQVFKENPIIGVGFGQETYHKRFHYPRWAKKNNWEFEGMYQNNKLRSFPSAYNIYTRLLAETGIIGFSIFVFLIYYCIKQSIYVFKKSSDQYRILGFVLILSFVGLSLNWLQTDFFRQHGFWLCLAILITILNRISYNNNHSETHLYN; encoded by the coding sequence ATGCTTGATAAACCAATAAAATCGATATCATTACGACAAATTTATACGCTACTTTTTCTATTAGGCTGGTTTTTCTTTCCGTTTAATGATTTTGAAGGCATCCCAGCATTAGGCGAATTTAAAAATGAAGCAGGAGCTTTTTTTTTCATGGCTGGTTTATTGGTTTTAGCAATAGAGATATTTTTTACTTGGAAAGTAGTACTTCCTTTGCGAAGTAAGCCGTTTCTAATATTAGTACTATTTATTGCATGGTGCTTTGTTGTAACGGTATTAAATTATGCTACAGTTAGCCAAAATTATTACAAACATACCAGCGGGATTTATAGATTTATACGTCAATATGCCTCTCTTTTAATTCCTTCGTTTTTATTTTTAATTTTTTTTCTTAATGTAATCAAAAACTGGAGCGCAATTGAAATGTTGACAAAAATTCGTAAAGTACTTTTATTTTCATTAATTTTTGTTTTTATATACGGTTTTATAGAAACATTGATAATCGTATTTAATGTTAATGCTTTACGACCTGTTTTAGCTCTATTTGGCTACTTTCCATTCGTAGAGGTGAATTATATGACAGGAGGCCGAATATCCTCTGTAGCCTACGAATCGCCTTCTTTAGGGAACTATTTAATAACAATATCCGGATGGATGTTTAGCTATATATTGAGTTCTAAAAGCCGTTATCGTTTTATACCTTTGTTGCTGATTTTATTTTTAACTTTTTTTTCAGGATCTAGAACAGCATTAATTAATATTACAGTTCAAGTTACAATATTGTTATCTATTTTGTATGCAATACCAAGTTACAGAAAGAATTTTCTTAAGATTTTTAAATTTGGTTTTATTGCAATAAGTATTTTGCTAATAATAAATGGGAACAAAGTGGTCGTAGCAGTAGGCGAAAAGATTGAAAGTTTAAATTTTAGTAAAAACTTAAAAAACAATATTTCTAACCAGACTAGATTTGGTATGCAATATGCTTCTTTACAGGTTTTTAAAGAGAATCCAATAATAGGAGTAGGTTTTGGTCAAGAAACCTATCATAAAAGGTTTCATTACCCAAGATGGGCAAAGAAAAACAATTGGGAGTTTGAGGGTATGTATCAAAACAATAAACTCCGATCGTTTCCAAGTGCCTATAATATTTATACAAGATTATTGGCAGAAACAGGTATAATAGGATTTTCTATATTCGTGTTCCTTATTTATTATTGTATAAAGCAATCGATTTATGTATTCAAAAAAAGTAGTGACCAATACAGAATTTTAGGATTTGTTTTAATCTTATCCTTTGTAGGACTAAGCTTAAATTGGTTACAAACAGATTTTTTTAGACAACATGGTTTCTGGCTATGTTTGGCAATTTTGATAACTATATTGAATAGAATTTCGTATAATAACAACCATTCAGAAACGCATTTATATAACTAA